The Roseibium sp. Sym1 nucleotide sequence ATGCCCGCGCCGGGCACCGAGACCTTCACGTCAAAACGGAACCGTCCGTTATCGGCGAATTCCAGAGTCTCGCTGACCGGAAGCAGCCGGCGCGGCAGCGGGACGTTAAGGAGATAGCTGCGGCCGACCGGGAAGGCGAGGCCGCCGTCCTGCCGTTCCAGGAAGATGTCGAAAGCCATCAGGCCAAAGCGTTCCTGGACCACACCGGATCCGGGCGCGCCAGCAAGGCCGAGCACCGTTTCGAACCGCTTGCCGCCGAAATTGCGCTGCCAGACTTCGATGTCCCCGCACCGTTCGATGGTCACGTTGACCGGCGTTCGTTCCGCCCGCGGCGGAAAGCCGAAGATCCCGCAGAGCAGCCTGGCCAGGAAAGAAGAGCCGCGCGTGACCCTGGCCTCACCCGACCAGACATGCCTGCCCTGAACCCGATGCAGTGCCCGGACCGGTTCCGGCAAGGCGTCGAAATCCGGGCCGAGGGCCTGCCGAAACAGGGCGTCGTGGCGGCCTTCATCCGTCAAGCAGGCGTTCCTTCAGGTCGGCTGAGGGCAGCGGGCAGGTGCGCCGGCCGAGGCGATACCGGTTCTGGGCGATCCGGTCGTAGATCCAGTTGGCAAGACCATCGGGCAGAAGGTCCAGCAGGGTGAGAGCCCGCCAGGGCCAGCCGAGGCTGCGCATCGCAGCCGTGAAGGACGCCATCCTGGTGTAGGCGCGGCCCTCGAAAAGAACGATGTTGGTTTCCATCCGGTCCGGATCGAGGCCATGGTGCCGATAGAGCGCGCGGCCCTTGGGCGAATGGGCGTCGACAAACCGGAAACCGGCCTTTCTGTCGTGTTTCGCCATGAAACGGGCAAAGCCCGAACAAAAGACACAGATGCCGTCAAAGACGATCAGGTTGCCCTCCGGCAGGTCTTTTGCGGCGGCATCCGTTTCCGCGGGCGAGCTGTCGGACGTCGTGGACATGGTGTGCTCCGGATGGCGGGGAACCAGACAGGTCATGATGACCCTGGTGTTGTGAAACCGCGAGGCCGCAATTTGCCACAGCGGCGGCGGTGTTCAGGTGGTCTCCAGCCGGAATTTCAGAAATTCCGCACCCGCATGCTCGACCGTGCCGATGCGCTCCGCGCCCATCCTGGCCAGGGCGCCGAAATGCTTTCGGCTGGGTGCCAGCAGAAAGGTGACATAAGGAATGCGGTCGTCGGTTCGTGCAAAGGCAAGCGCCTGGCGGGCGATGCGGGCGCCCAGGCCGAAGGCGTCGGGCGTCAGCACCAGCCCGAAATCCCATTCCGGGCCCTCCTTCTGGAAACCGCCCCAGCCGACATAGCGTTCGCCGCAGAAAATGGCCCAGTGGCCGAGGCCGTCACGCTGCCAGCAGGCTTCCTTGGCGGCCACGAATTTTGCCACCATGTCGCGGTCCCAGGTGAAGGTCTGCAGCGGCAGGTGCTCGCCCACACGCGGGTCCGACATGTGAGCAAGGAGTGTTTCGGGGGCGATGTCCGTCAACCGGCGGAAGTCGATCCGGCCGGAGGCCTTGGGGGTCATGTGTCTCGTGTCCGTATCGTCCAGGGGGCGGCCATAGACACATGCCCGAACCGGGCGATCAAGCAGGGAACGGCTGGCGGGCGATCACGATTGTGTGGCTTCGTCCGGTGCCTCGGGTTGCCGGCAACGCCGCCCGAACTCGATGCCGGCAACGGCGAGAGCAGGTGAAAGTGCTTCACGCCCTGTTTGCGGGCGAACGAAAACCGCGCATATCTTGAGGCCGGGGACTGCGGGCCTGTACAGTAGTTATGCGGAATTTCCCGGCGGCGAAGTTTGCCTTAAAAGGCTGCTGGGCGCCTCGGGTCCAGTTGCCGGGACACGAAACCGTTTTTGGTGTCGTGTCTTTCAGAATCAATGCATACGTTGCAGTCAGAGCTCAACTCCGGAATGTCGATGTCCACCTCCAACGTCCTTCTCCTGTTCGCCCAGGCAGCCGTCTATTTCACCGTCATGATGAGCCTGCTCAGGGCGCGCAAGGCGATCGGCATCGGCGTGTTCATGTGCGCGCTGGGCGTGATGCACTTCCTGGAGACCTATCTCGCCAGTGTCTTCTACATCCAGCTGCCTTTCGGCATCGTCTCGCCCGGCTCGACGGTGCTCTTCTCCGGCAAGCTGCTGATGATCCTGCTGCTTTATGTGCGCGAGGATGCCCTGGTGGTGCGCCAGCCGATCTACGGCCTGCTGATCGGCAATTTCCTGATCGTTGCCCTGGTGATGATCCTCAGGAACCACGAGACGGTCGACGTCACCAACGGCCACAGCCCGGACTTCGCCTTCATCGACGAGATGGGGCTCCTGATGGTCTGGGGCACGCTCCTGCTCTTCATCGACAGCATCCTGATCATTGTTCTCTACGAGCGGCTCGGCGACTGGCTCGGGCGGCATCTGGGCCTGCGCTTCCTGATCTGCGGCGCGGTCGTGCTGACCTTCGACCAGGCCGGGTTCTTCCTGGCGCTGCATTACGTGTCCGGCGCGCCGGGGCATGTCTTCTTCGGCGGCTGGGCCGCCAAGATGGTGGCGACCGCCGTCTATACGGTGCTGTTCATCGTCTACCTGAAATATTTCGACACCGAGAAAGGCTGGCTGACCAACCGGCCCTTGCGGGACGTCTTCCAGGTGCTGACCTACCGGGAGCGTTATCACAAGCTTCTGGAGGCCTCGATCCGGGATCACCTGACCGGGGCGCTCGATCGCAGCCAGTATGACGAGAATGCGCCGAAGATCCTGGCCCGGAACCTTCAGGAAGGCCGGCCGGTGTCGATGCTGGTGATCGATATCGACCACTTCAAGCGGGTCAACGACCGGCACGGCCACCAGGCGGGCGACGAGGTGCTGAAGACCGTCGCGCGGCTCCTGACCCAAAACCTGCGCACCGACGATCACCTCTACCGGGTCGGCGGCGAGGAATTCGTGCTTCTGTGCGAGAAACTGCCGGCCGATGGCGCGACCTCGCTGGCCGAGCGGCTGCGCAGGGCGATGGAACGCTTCAGCAAGATCTACCTGCCGGAAACGATCACGGTGAGCATCGGCGTCTCCTCGGCGCCGGACGACAGCGACACGCTCGAGGGCCTGTTCAGGACCGCCGACCGCCGGCTTTACGAGGCCAAGGAAAAGGGCCGCAACTGGGTGGTCGGGCCGCGCGTCGAGGCCTGAGGCCGGAACGGTGGCCGGGCGTGACGCACCGGTGTCCGGTTGAACGCGGCTCGGTTGCAACAGGTCCTTGATTCATTGTCGATATTTACGCTTCTCCCGATCCGGGACACGCAGCGCCTTACCACTTGCACCCCTCTCTCCCCTTGAGGGGCAGGGCAATCGCATTTGACCAACGTCCTCTCCGCAGTCGCCAAATTTACCTCTCCCACTGGGAGAGGTCGGACCGAAGGTCCGGGTGAGGGGGCAGACTTTTCTGCAGGTCACAGGCGTTTGTTCCCTCACCCCGACCCTCTCCCACAGGGAGAGGGAGCCATGCTTTGCCAAATGCGATTGCCCTGCCCCTGGAGGGGGAGACTGGAACAAGTGGCGAAGCCTGTTTGCGCACAGAGGATCCTGCCCAACCGGACACCAGTGGGCGTGACGTCACCAGACAGACAGTCCCGTGAGACGTTTGTCCCGTGGTTGCGCTTCGGCTGGCCGGGACGACACGGGGAGAGGCGTGTTGTCGTCCCTCACTCTGCCGCGTAGAGCGCCCCGGTCTGCGTCTTCAGGAACGCTTCCAGCGGGATGTCTTCCTGGCGCAGAAAGCCGTGGCCGGGAAGCTTGCCGTCGCGGACCATTTCAATGACGGCGACGACGGAGGCCGATGTCGTCCAGGCAATCGCCGTGCGCCTCCTGCCGCCGATCTCGATCGGCTTGTAGGCGCGCACGAATTCCTCGCGGCGCGGACGCCCGTCAATGGTGCCTTCGGAGGCGACATGCACATAAACGACGTCGTTGTCGGTGGGCGGCTTGGCATGGACCAGGATCTCGCCGGCCTCCCGGCGCCGCTCGCGCATCAGGAGTTCGTGGAAGAAGAAGTTCATCAGCGCCGCGTGTCCGGGATAGCGCATGGTCTTGTAGTCGATATTGGCGACCTTGCCGAGATAGGTCTCGCACATGGTGCCGAGGCCGCCGGAGGTGGTGAAGGCCTCCAGCTTCATGCCGTCGATATAGATGGCCTCCAGCCATTCCATCGGCGAGACCCATTTGCGCACGCCGTCCTCGATCACCTCGCAATCGTTGAGATATTCGTTGACGACCCCGTCCGGCGACCAGTTGAAGGCATAGCCCATCAGCCCGGTCGGGTTCTGCGGCAGGGCGCCAACGCGCATGCGGCAGGACCGGCATTCGTCAAAGTCGCCGATCTGCTTGGCGCCGACAATGCCGACAAAACCCGGCGCCAGGCCGCATTGCGGCGCCATCAGGCCTTTTGAGGTGGCGCTCATCTCGATAATCGCCCTGGTGGTCGGCACGTCCTCGGTCAGGTCGAAATAGTGGATGCCGGCGGCATGGGCCGCCGTCGCGACGCCGACATTGAGCTGATAGGGCAGGCAGGAAAGCACCGCGTCGACGCCGTGAACGAGTTTTTCCAGGCTGTCATAGGCCGTCAGGTCTGTCGATTGAACGTCAAACGGCAGGTCCTCGCGCGGGGCGTGCTGGTCATGGGCGATGACCTCGAAGCCGCTTTGGTGCAAAAGGCGCGCCGCCAGCGCTCCGACCTTGCCAAGACCCAGGACCGCGATTTTCTTCATGTTGTTCTCCTCGGCAGGGTTCGGAACTCCGCCCGGTCTGTCCCTGCCTCATGGTTCCCCTGTCGGCTACTTCAGGCCCGCGTCGCCGTTCCCGCCTGAAGTGCCTGTCGATCCCATTAGGAGCTGATTTGGCGTCAAACAAAACGGCAGAAAATTTTGCAAATCGGGAATAATATGACAAATTGACAAATCATTGCCGCCGCCCATCTGTCCGCATTGGAAACCCGAAATGGACGATCTCGACCACCGCCTGCTGCACCTTCTGACCCGGGACGCACGGATGTCCGCGACCGACCTTGCCGACAGGCTCGGCGTCTCGCGCGGCACGGTGCAGAACCGGATCGACCGGCTTCAGCATCAGAAGGTCATTCACCGCTTCACGGTCGAGCTCGGCCAATCGGAGGAAGACCACCAGATCAGCGCCTTCACCCTGATCCGCCTCACCGCCGACGACGGCCGCGCCACCCAGGCCGCGCTCCGCCGCATCGAGGCAATCACCGACATCCATACCTTGAGCGGCGCGTTCGACCTCGTCGCGGAGCTCAGGGTGCGTTCGCTGAAGCTTCTGGACAAGACGCTGGACGAGATCCGGTCCTTGCCGGAGGTGGCGGAGACGCAAAGCCATATTAGGTTGTCGTCGGCGGGGCGGTGAGGGGCGGATTGGGGACGCGAGGGGACTGGCTGCTTGCGGGTGTCAGTGCACCTGAGCCGACTTTCTTTGGGACAATTTCGGCGGTAGTTTTCGGCCCATAGCCGACATTCACACGCTGATGTGATGCTGCGGTGCAGCCCGACGAAGCCACCATTCGTTGCGATTGCTCGTACCAATATCCAACTTGATGACAGTTGCCCTTGCAATTGGAATTAAACTGGCATGACGCATACAAACTCTTAAAACAAATGTGCTTTGCTGATTTTCTTAATTCAGAGACAAATGATGCTGTTGAGCCATGTCCAAAATTTTAGCAGTAATATCTTTGATGGCTACCCCATTTGCTATCTTTTTTACTTTTGGCTGGAAAGGTTTACTAGTCGCAATTTTGGCTCTCGTTGTGTATGCACTTGTAGATTTTCGACGCTTTAGAAGGGAAGAAAATTGGCGAAAGATCCCGTTAAATCAGGCGCTACGAAGTTTTGGCCGCTACAATTTTTCTTTGGCAAACACGTTTGGCAGGGAAGTAAAGATAGATCCCGTCACAATAATTCCTGATAGCTTTTCACCGAAAAAAAAGGATGAAACTCTTTATATCATTTCACAATATGAGGGCCTTCTATCGAAGTTTGAGAGTGCTGTAAAAGAATTTGAACAAAACATGAAGCTTCGAAAAGGATCCAGTGTATCTGGTGAAGAATTTTTGATATTTATCAAGGAATTAGAAGAGGCTCTTTGCCGTATCAAGGCGGAATATTCGCCAAATTTTTCTTTAGAACAGAGTCGCTCTGCTTTTTTCGACGAACTTGTTAGCAAGCTAAATATTGGGGAGGATTTCAGAGGAGACTACCGTTGGGGAGCTCCGCAAAATGTAAAGAAAGGCAAGCGTTTTTATCTGCAGCAAGGATCGCTCGATTTGCTGTATTTTGAAAGTTCGTCATCGGACAAAATGTGGATCACTGTGGGTGCACAAGAACTAGACATTTCAGATTTTTTACCAAGTCGTATCGACGAATGCATTTCAAGAATAAAAGAGATCACCTCTTAAACGACGTTTGAGGGAGACGCAGCATCGGCCCTTTCTCGACCTCCACCTGACGAAATGATG carries:
- a CDS encoding thiol-disulfide oxidoreductase DCC family protein, which produces MSTTSDSSPAETDAAAKDLPEGNLIVFDGICVFCSGFARFMAKHDRKAGFRFVDAHSPKGRALYRHHGLDPDRMETNIVLFEGRAYTRMASFTAAMRSLGWPWRALTLLDLLPDGLANWIYDRIAQNRYRLGRRTCPLPSADLKERLLDG
- a CDS encoding DUF4166 domain-containing protein — its product is MTDEGRHDALFRQALGPDFDALPEPVRALHRVQGRHVWSGEARVTRGSSFLARLLCGIFGFPPRAERTPVNVTIERCGDIEVWQRNFGGKRFETVLGLAGAPGSGVVQERFGLMAFDIFLERQDGGLAFPVGRSYLLNVPLPRRLLPVSETLEFADNGRFRFDVKVSVPGAGMLVHYRGWLEPVAA
- a CDS encoding GGDEF domain-containing protein, whose product is MSTSNVLLLFAQAAVYFTVMMSLLRARKAIGIGVFMCALGVMHFLETYLASVFYIQLPFGIVSPGSTVLFSGKLLMILLLYVREDALVVRQPIYGLLIGNFLIVALVMILRNHETVDVTNGHSPDFAFIDEMGLLMVWGTLLLFIDSILIIVLYERLGDWLGRHLGLRFLICGAVVLTFDQAGFFLALHYVSGAPGHVFFGGWAAKMVATAVYTVLFIVYLKYFDTEKGWLTNRPLRDVFQVLTYRERYHKLLEASIRDHLTGALDRSQYDENAPKILARNLQEGRPVSMLVIDIDHFKRVNDRHGHQAGDEVLKTVARLLTQNLRTDDHLYRVGGEEFVLLCEKLPADGATSLAERLRRAMERFSKIYLPETITVSIGVSSAPDDSDTLEGLFRTADRRLYEAKEKGRNWVVGPRVEA
- a CDS encoding saccharopine dehydrogenase family protein, which produces MKKIAVLGLGKVGALAARLLHQSGFEVIAHDQHAPREDLPFDVQSTDLTAYDSLEKLVHGVDAVLSCLPYQLNVGVATAAHAAGIHYFDLTEDVPTTRAIIEMSATSKGLMAPQCGLAPGFVGIVGAKQIGDFDECRSCRMRVGALPQNPTGLMGYAFNWSPDGVVNEYLNDCEVIEDGVRKWVSPMEWLEAIYIDGMKLEAFTTSGGLGTMCETYLGKVANIDYKTMRYPGHAALMNFFFHELLMRERRREAGEILVHAKPPTDNDVVYVHVASEGTIDGRPRREEFVRAYKPIEIGGRRRTAIAWTTSASVVAVIEMVRDGKLPGHGFLRQEDIPLEAFLKTQTGALYAAE
- a CDS encoding Lrp/AsnC family transcriptional regulator encodes the protein MDDLDHRLLHLLTRDARMSATDLADRLGVSRGTVQNRIDRLQHQKVIHRFTVELGQSEEDHQISAFTLIRLTADDGRATQAALRRIEAITDIHTLSGAFDLVAELRVRSLKLLDKTLDEIRSLPEVAETQSHIRLSSAGR
- a CDS encoding GNAT family N-acetyltransferase, giving the protein MTPKASGRIDFRRLTDIAPETLLAHMSDPRVGEHLPLQTFTWDRDMVAKFVAAKEACWQRDGLGHWAIFCGERYVGWGGFQKEGPEWDFGLVLTPDAFGLGARIARQALAFARTDDRIPYVTFLLAPSRKHFGALARMGAERIGTVEHAGAEFLKFRLETT